In a genomic window of Kineococcus mangrovi:
- a CDS encoding carbohydrate kinase family protein, with translation MPDLDLVFGGRVFCDLVMSGVAAPTIGAEVFADGFRVTAGGTATRAVAGARLGFRTALVGATGTDVFGAAVRTELAAEDRLDLRWLAELPDVHTAVTVALTNAADRSFVTYEERATWLSDALPAPLPSVGACHVGIAEGIPAWVAELRTAGTLVVGGVGWDETEQWDTAVLDRLAELDAFVPNEDEALAYTRTSDATAALDALAARTSLVVVTRGSAGAIAVDAATGERCEVAAPRVAAVDPTGAGDCFVAAFCGGRTAGWSLATSVAFAVLAASLSVQRLGGSAAVPTRAELAAAIAWHQENDSLPAGDWGRVLEHLQR, from the coding sequence GTGCCCGACCTCGACCTCGTCTTCGGCGGGCGCGTGTTCTGCGACCTCGTGATGTCCGGCGTCGCCGCACCGACGATCGGCGCCGAGGTGTTCGCCGACGGGTTCCGCGTGACCGCCGGCGGGACGGCCACCCGCGCCGTCGCGGGCGCCCGGCTGGGGTTCCGCACCGCTCTCGTCGGCGCGACGGGGACGGACGTGTTCGGCGCGGCCGTCCGCACCGAGCTCGCCGCCGAGGACCGCCTCGACCTGCGCTGGCTCGCCGAGCTCCCCGACGTCCACACCGCCGTGACCGTCGCCCTCACGAACGCCGCCGACCGCAGCTTCGTCACCTACGAAGAACGCGCCACGTGGCTGTCCGACGCCCTCCCCGCTCCCCTGCCGTCCGTCGGCGCCTGCCACGTCGGCATCGCGGAGGGAATCCCCGCCTGGGTCGCTGAGCTGCGCACCGCCGGGACGCTCGTCGTCGGCGGGGTCGGCTGGGACGAGACCGAGCAGTGGGACACCGCCGTGCTTGACCGCCTCGCCGAGCTGGACGCGTTCGTGCCCAACGAGGACGAGGCCCTCGCCTACACCCGCACCTCCGACGCCACCGCCGCGCTCGACGCTCTGGCCGCCCGCACGAGCCTCGTCGTGGTCACGCGGGGATCTGCGGGTGCGATCGCGGTGGACGCCGCGACCGGGGAACGCTGCGAGGTCGCCGCCCCTCGTGTCGCCGCGGTGGACCCCACGGGTGCCGGTGACTGCTTCGTCGCCGCGTTCTGCGGGGGCCGGACCGCTGGGTGGTCGCTTGCGACGTCGGTGGCTTTCGCGGTGCTCGCGGCGTCGCTGTCGGTGCAGCGACTCGGCGGATCCGCGGCCGTGCCGACCCGTGCCGAGCTGGCTGCAGCGATCGCGTGGCACCAGGAGAACGACAGCCTGCCCGCGGGCGACTGGGGCCGGGTGCTGGAGCACCTGCAGCGTTGA
- a CDS encoding 6-phospho-beta-glucosidase: protein MKLAILGGGGFRTPFVWQALLRDQGDPRITAVTLQDADESRLAGMRAVLEQLADGFAEPPVLETTTDLDVALEGSDFVFSAVRVGGLAGRCADERVALDLGVLGQETTGPGGLAYALRTVPFMVDVAERVKRLAPDAYVLNFTNPAGIITEAMQGVLGDKVLGICDTPSGLGRRVAMLLGHDPDHARLDYVGLNHLGWLRRVEVHGRDVLPDLLGDDGLLAHLEEQHVFGAPWLKALGAIPNEYLYYWYRNAEAVARIRESSLTRGEFLLKTQGDFFDQLPRAGSRAAQLWRETVLDRSASYMAEAKGGEQGAPENPEPPETDPSQQGYAGVALAVMAAISRDEPSTAILNVRNGATIAGLPADAVVEVPVAVDGSGVRPFATAAPDLHQLGLMQQVKAVERHVISAALHGDESEALLAFATHPLVRSVDIAEKLLAGYVDRIPEVAAVFGRS from the coding sequence GTGAAGCTGGCGATCCTCGGGGGTGGCGGTTTCCGCACCCCCTTCGTGTGGCAGGCGCTGTTGCGCGACCAGGGCGACCCGCGGATCACCGCGGTGACCCTGCAGGATGCCGACGAGTCCCGCCTCGCGGGCATGCGCGCCGTGCTCGAGCAGCTCGCCGACGGGTTCGCCGAACCCCCCGTGCTGGAGACGACCACGGACCTCGACGTCGCGCTCGAGGGCAGCGACTTCGTGTTCTCCGCCGTCCGCGTCGGGGGTCTCGCGGGCCGCTGCGCCGACGAGCGCGTCGCCCTCGACCTCGGCGTCCTGGGTCAGGAGACGACCGGTCCCGGCGGCCTCGCGTACGCGCTGCGCACCGTCCCGTTCATGGTCGACGTCGCCGAACGCGTCAAGCGCCTCGCGCCGGACGCGTACGTCCTGAACTTCACCAACCCTGCGGGCATCATCACCGAGGCCATGCAGGGCGTGCTGGGCGACAAGGTCCTCGGCATCTGCGACACCCCCTCCGGCCTCGGCCGACGCGTCGCGATGCTGCTGGGGCACGACCCGGACCACGCCCGCCTCGACTACGTCGGCTTGAACCACCTCGGCTGGCTGCGCCGCGTCGAGGTCCACGGCCGCGACGTCCTGCCCGACCTGCTCGGCGACGACGGGCTGCTGGCTCACCTGGAGGAGCAGCACGTCTTCGGCGCCCCGTGGCTCAAGGCGCTCGGCGCGATCCCCAACGAGTACCTGTACTACTGGTACCGCAACGCCGAGGCCGTCGCCCGCATCCGCGAGTCCTCCCTCACCCGCGGGGAGTTCTTGCTCAAGACGCAGGGCGACTTCTTCGACCAGCTGCCCCGCGCGGGGTCCCGCGCCGCGCAGCTGTGGCGCGAGACCGTCCTGGACCGCAGCGCCAGCTACATGGCCGAGGCCAAGGGCGGTGAGCAGGGAGCGCCGGAGAACCCCGAGCCGCCGGAGACCGACCCCTCCCAGCAGGGCTACGCGGGGGTGGCGCTGGCCGTCATGGCCGCCATCAGCCGCGACGAGCCGTCGACCGCGATCCTCAACGTCCGCAACGGCGCGACGATCGCCGGGCTCCCGGCCGACGCCGTCGTCGAGGTCCCCGTGGCCGTCGACGGGTCCGGGGTCCGGCCGTTCGCGACGGCTGCCCCGGACCTGCACCAGCTCGGGCTCATGCAGCAGGTGAAGGCCGTCGAGCGGCACGTCATCTCCGCCGCCCTGCACGGTGACGAGTCCGAGGCGCTCCTGGCGTTCGCGACGCACCCGCTCGTGCGCTCGGTCGACATCGCCGAGAAGCTGCTCGCCGGGTACGTCGACCGGATCCCCGAGGTCGCGGCCGTCTTCGGCCGGTCCTGA
- a CDS encoding alpha-mannosidase, with amino-acid sequence MHDDRSLVEGRVQRVLNHRIRPAVHPQRVPMTLSAWLVPDEPVPARDAVAALENGEFGEFSIGTTWGRPWSTTWVRAQAQVPAEWAGRRVEAEFDLGFVGDWPGNQAEALVHTLDGVPVKGVAPDNKIVPVVRDALGGESVDWLLEMAANPDVMADDMRPTPLGDKSTAGEAHLYTMKVADLVVLDEEVWMLAVDVECLDDLMRHLPESEPRRYEIARALDRALDALDLDDVSGTATAARAELAGVLASPAVGSAHTLSSVGHAHIDSAWLWPLRETQRKTSRTFANVTALAQEYPEFVFACSQAQQYAWVKERSPEVYARMQAAAEAGQWVPVGGMWVEADGNLPGGEALVRQFVTGKSFFREEFGVDCKGVWLPDSFGYSGAYPQIARLAGMDWFLTQKISWNQTNKFPHHTFRWEGIDGTQIFTHFPPVDTYNAVFSAEELTHAVENYSEKGRGTRSLAPFGHGDGGGGPTREMLERARRFADLEGSPKVTVQDPNRFFADARAEYPAPPVWAGELYLELHRATYTSQARTKAGNRRSEHLLREAELWATTAALNVPSYSYPHAELDRLWKIVLLHQFHDILPGSSIAWVHREAEQTYGQVRADLEALVAEAVHALGSGSRVLLNTAPHDRTEVVGDQLVRVPASGSVVLADAAQEPATPVTVTRTDGTLVLANGVLTVVVDADGLLASVVDEAGDREVLAPGTRGNLLQLHSDFPNSWDAWDVDLHYRNRVVDLVAADEVAVVEEGPLRARVRVVRTVRNSRIEQEYVLATGSDRLDVRTEIDWHEQEKFLKAAFPLDLHAAVSSSEIQFGHVQRATHTNTSWEHARFETAMHRWVHVAEPGYGVAVANDSTYGHDTTRAAREDGGSTTTVRLSLVRGPRMPDPQADQGRHVLSYSLVPGAQIADAVRAGYDVNLPLREVDGPAELPEAPVTVTGDGATLETVKLAQDSSGDVVVRIYEAWGARAKGVLRTSFPIAEATVVDLLEDPAQDGTAAARGVASLLEDGTVGFALRPFEVLSLRLARA; translated from the coding sequence GTGCACGACGACCGTTCCCTGGTCGAGGGCCGCGTCCAGCGCGTCCTGAACCACCGCATCCGCCCGGCGGTCCACCCGCAGCGCGTCCCCATGACCCTGTCGGCGTGGCTCGTGCCGGACGAACCGGTGCCCGCCCGCGACGCCGTCGCGGCGTTGGAGAACGGTGAGTTCGGCGAGTTCTCGATCGGCACGACGTGGGGCCGGCCGTGGTCGACGACGTGGGTGCGCGCGCAGGCGCAGGTTCCCGCGGAGTGGGCGGGCCGGCGCGTCGAGGCGGAGTTCGACCTGGGCTTCGTCGGGGACTGGCCGGGCAACCAGGCCGAGGCCCTCGTGCACACCCTGGACGGCGTGCCGGTCAAGGGCGTCGCGCCGGACAACAAGATCGTGCCCGTCGTCCGCGACGCGCTGGGCGGGGAGAGCGTCGACTGGCTGCTGGAGATGGCGGCCAACCCCGACGTCATGGCCGACGACATGCGCCCGACCCCGCTGGGCGACAAGTCCACCGCGGGCGAGGCGCACCTCTACACCATGAAGGTCGCCGACCTCGTCGTCCTCGACGAGGAGGTGTGGATGCTCGCCGTCGACGTCGAGTGCCTCGACGACCTCATGCGGCACCTGCCGGAGTCCGAACCCCGCCGGTACGAGATCGCCCGCGCGCTGGACCGCGCCCTGGACGCCCTCGACCTCGACGACGTCTCCGGCACCGCCACCGCGGCCCGCGCCGAACTCGCCGGAGTCCTGGCGTCCCCGGCCGTCGGCAGCGCGCACACGCTGTCCTCCGTCGGGCACGCGCACATCGACTCGGCGTGGCTGTGGCCGCTGCGGGAGACGCAGCGCAAGACCTCGCGCACCTTCGCGAACGTCACCGCGCTCGCGCAGGAGTACCCGGAGTTCGTCTTCGCCTGCTCCCAGGCCCAGCAGTACGCGTGGGTCAAGGAGCGCTCGCCCGAGGTGTACGCCCGGATGCAGGCCGCCGCCGAGGCCGGCCAGTGGGTCCCCGTCGGCGGCATGTGGGTCGAGGCCGACGGCAACCTGCCCGGCGGCGAGGCCCTCGTCCGGCAGTTCGTCACCGGGAAGTCGTTCTTCCGCGAGGAGTTCGGCGTCGACTGCAAGGGCGTCTGGCTGCCCGACTCCTTCGGCTACTCCGGCGCGTACCCGCAGATCGCGCGGCTGGCTGGGATGGATTGGTTCCTCACCCAGAAGATCTCCTGGAACCAGACGAACAAGTTCCCGCACCACACGTTCCGGTGGGAGGGCATCGACGGGACGCAGATCTTCACGCACTTCCCGCCCGTCGACACCTACAACGCGGTCTTCTCCGCCGAGGAGCTGACGCACGCCGTCGAGAACTACTCCGAGAAGGGCCGCGGCACCCGCTCGCTCGCCCCGTTCGGCCACGGTGACGGCGGGGGCGGCCCCACCCGGGAGATGCTCGAGCGCGCCCGCCGGTTCGCCGACCTCGAGGGCTCGCCGAAGGTGACGGTCCAGGACCCGAACCGGTTCTTCGCCGACGCCCGCGCCGAGTACCCCGCCCCGCCCGTGTGGGCCGGTGAGCTGTACCTCGAACTGCACCGCGCGACGTACACGAGCCAGGCCCGCACCAAGGCCGGCAACCGCCGCAGCGAGCACCTGCTGCGCGAAGCCGAGCTGTGGGCGACGACCGCCGCCCTCAATGTCCCGTCGTACTCCTACCCGCACGCCGAGCTCGACCGGCTGTGGAAGATCGTGCTGCTGCACCAGTTCCACGACATCCTCCCCGGCTCCTCGATCGCGTGGGTGCACCGCGAGGCCGAGCAGACCTACGGCCAGGTCCGCGCCGACCTCGAGGCGCTCGTCGCCGAGGCCGTCCACGCGCTCGGCAGCGGGTCGCGCGTCCTGCTCAACACCGCCCCGCACGACCGCACCGAGGTCGTCGGTGACCAGCTCGTCCGCGTGCCGGCGTCCGGGTCGGTCGTCCTGGCCGACGCGGCGCAGGAGCCGGCGACGCCCGTCACCGTCACCCGCACCGACGGCACGCTCGTCCTGGCCAACGGCGTCCTCACGGTCGTCGTCGACGCCGACGGACTGCTGGCCTCCGTCGTCGACGAGGCGGGTGACCGCGAGGTCCTCGCCCCCGGTACGCGCGGGAACCTGCTGCAGCTGCACAGCGACTTCCCGAACTCCTGGGACGCCTGGGACGTCGACCTGCACTACAGGAACCGCGTCGTCGACCTCGTGGCCGCCGACGAGGTCGCGGTCGTCGAGGAGGGCCCGCTGCGGGCCCGCGTACGCGTCGTCCGCACCGTGCGGAACTCGCGCATCGAGCAGGAATACGTGCTCGCGACCGGTTCCGACCGCCTCGACGTGCGCACCGAGATCGACTGGCACGAGCAGGAGAAGTTCCTCAAGGCGGCCTTCCCGCTCGACCTGCACGCCGCGGTGAGCTCCTCGGAGATCCAGTTCGGCCACGTGCAGCGCGCGACGCACACGAACACGAGCTGGGAGCACGCCCGCTTCGAGACGGCGATGCACCGCTGGGTGCACGTCGCCGAACCGGGGTACGGCGTCGCCGTCGCGAACGACTCCACCTACGGCCACGACACGACCCGCGCCGCCCGCGAGGACGGGGGGTCGACGACGACCGTTCGCCTGTCCCTCGTCCGCGGCCCGCGGATGCCGGACCCGCAGGCAGACCAGGGCCGGCACGTCCTGTCGTACTCCCTCGTGCCGGGCGCGCAGATCGCCGACGCCGTCCGCGCCGGGTACGACGTCAACCTGCCGCTGCGCGAGGTCGACGGCCCGGCCGAACTGCCCGAGGCGCCGGTGACGGTGACCGGGGACGGGGCGACGCTGGAGACCGTCAAGCTCGCGCAGGACTCCTCCGGCGACGTCGTGGTCCGCATCTACGAGGCGTGGGGCGCGCGGGCCAAGGGCGTCCTGCGCACGTCGTTCCCGATCGCCGAGGCCACCGTCGTCGACCTCCTCGAGGACCCGGCGCAGGACGGGACCGCGGCGGCCCGCGGGGTCGCCTCGCTGCTGGAGGACGGGACCGTCGGGTTCGCGCTGCGTCCGTTCGAGGTCCTCAGCCTGCGGCTGGCCCGCGCGTGA